The Lycium barbarum isolate Lr01 chromosome 10, ASM1917538v2, whole genome shotgun sequence genome includes a region encoding these proteins:
- the LOC132615504 gene encoding protein PLANT CADMIUM RESISTANCE 2-like has translation MKSSTSSSDQYQKFSSSYGDETPLPDGVQMSSKTQFYVETMDPQPAMYRKKKNDVPWSTGLCDCMSDPKNCCITFWCPCITFGQVAEIIDKGSNSCGVNGALYAIIICVTGCPCCYSCFYRSKMRQQYLLKESPCGDCLVHCFCEACALCQEYRELKNRGVDMSIGWHGNVERQNRGLIMPPTVEGGMNR, from the exons ATGAAGTCTTCAACAAGTTCAAGTGATCAATACCAGAAATTTTCATCTTCATATGGCGACGAAACGCCGCTGCCAGATGGCGTTCAAATGAGCTCGAAAACTCAGTTTTACGTAGAGACCATGGATCCGCAGCCGGCTATGTATAGAAAGAAGAAGAATGACGTTCCATGGTCAACTGGCTTATGTGACTGCATGTCCGACCCCAAGAATT GTTGCATAACATTCTGGTGTCCATGCATCACTTTTGGACAGGTTGCTGAGATTATTGACAAGGGTTCTAATT CTTGTGGAGTAAATGGAGCATTATACGCAATAATAATATGTGTGACTGGTTGTccatgttgttattcttgtttcTATCGTTCCAAGATGAGACAACAATACTTGTTGAAAGAAAGCCCTTGTGGGGATTGTTTAGTTCATTGTTTTTGTGAAGCGTGTGCCTTGTGCCAAGAGTATCGTGAGCTCAAAAATCGTGGAGTTGATATGTCCATTG GTTGGCATGGAAATGTGGAGAGGCAAAATCGTGGATTGATTATGCCACCAACAGTTGAAGGAGGAATGAACAGATAA